One window of Psychrobacillus sp. FSL H8-0483 genomic DNA carries:
- the def gene encoding peptide deformylase: MILMQDIIRDGHPTLRKKTHEMTFPLSEDDKKLANDLLEYVINSQDDELVEKYKIRPGIGIAAPQVNAEKRMFALHLTDEDDNEVSFVAVNPKIISHSVEKTYISAGEGCLSVDEVIEGYVPRYARITASGFHPDGTPFKKRLKGLTAIAFQHELDHLNGIMFYDHINKVNPYAEIPDAVPYDRK, from the coding sequence ATGATTTTAATGCAAGATATCATTAGAGATGGCCATCCCACTCTACGTAAGAAAACACATGAAATGACATTCCCTTTATCGGAAGATGATAAAAAACTTGCTAATGACTTATTAGAATATGTAATAAATAGTCAAGACGATGAGTTGGTGGAGAAATACAAAATACGCCCTGGTATTGGGATTGCTGCTCCACAGGTAAACGCTGAAAAAAGAATGTTCGCACTTCATTTAACTGATGAAGATGATAATGAAGTTAGTTTTGTAGCTGTAAACCCCAAAATAATTAGTCACTCCGTGGAAAAAACGTATATTTCTGCTGGCGAAGGCTGTTTATCAGTAGATGAAGTAATTGAAGGATATGTTCCTAGATATGCACGTATTACAGCATCCGGCTTTCATCCAGATGGAACTCCTTTTAAGAAACGCTTAAAAGGTCTAACAGCTATTGCATTTCAACATGAATTAGACCATTTAAATGGGATTATGTTTTACGATCATATCAATAAAGTAAATCCTTATGCGGAAATTCCAGATGCAGTTCCTTATGATAGAAAATAA
- a CDS encoding YkyA family protein, whose translation MKKIKYFVLVCVVLLLSACSLGGKTEEKLSNILSETYELESDYRDVQKLLAETELKEQANFQSMMELTKDQKEELTVQVEETAKLLEERLVLVEKEKAAINQASDKLADIKILISETKEESEKASVEQVEEALKNRYDAYDNLTVQYTTLADLQENLYNMLIEEDVEISSVQEQVMEVNKQNEVVQQSVQNFNDLTAKLNQVKEEVFTSLQTENK comes from the coding sequence ATGAAAAAAATCAAATATTTTGTACTCGTATGCGTGGTTTTACTCCTTTCTGCATGTTCTTTAGGGGGAAAAACAGAAGAAAAATTGTCTAACATCCTATCGGAAACCTATGAATTAGAATCTGATTACAGAGATGTACAAAAGCTATTAGCAGAAACAGAATTAAAAGAGCAAGCTAATTTTCAAAGTATGATGGAACTAACTAAAGATCAAAAGGAAGAATTAACTGTTCAGGTGGAGGAAACAGCTAAACTGTTGGAAGAAAGATTAGTATTAGTAGAAAAAGAAAAAGCTGCAATTAATCAAGCATCAGATAAATTGGCAGATATTAAAATACTAATTTCTGAGACAAAAGAAGAATCAGAGAAAGCAAGCGTTGAACAAGTGGAAGAAGCATTAAAAAATAGATATGATGCATATGACAATTTAACAGTGCAATATACTACTCTTGCTGACTTACAAGAAAATTTATATAACATGTTAATAGAAGAAGATGTGGAAATAAGCTCTGTTCAAGAACAAGTGATGGAAGTGAATAAGCAAAATGAAGTAGTGCAACAATCGGTACAAAATTTTAATGATTTGACCGCTAAGCTTAATCAAGTGAAGGAAGAAGTTTTTACTTCTTTGCAAACAGAAAATAAGTAA
- the pdhA gene encoding pyruvate dehydrogenase (acetyl-transferring) E1 component subunit alpha → MAAKKVPQLDPMKTLHEIEEKFEMFQILNEEGEIVNEQANPNLSDEELVELMNRMVYTRILDQRSISLNRQGRLGFYAPTAGQEASQLASQFALEKEDFILPGYRDVPQIVWHGLPLWQAFLFSRGHFMGNQIPEGVNVFPPQIIIGAQFIQAAGVALGMQKRGKKAIAITYTGDGGSSQGDFYEGINFAGAYRVPAVFIVQNNQFAISTPRELQTAAKTIAQKGIAAGIPSVLVDGMDPLAVYAATKDARDRAINGEGPSLIEALCYRYGPHTMAGDDPTRYRTSETDSAWEKKDPLVRFRKYLETKGIWNEEKEAAIIEKAKEEIKEAIKKADAAPKQKVTDLINIMYEENPYNLDEQLAYYTEKESK, encoded by the coding sequence ATGGCTGCAAAAAAAGTACCGCAGTTGGATCCAATGAAAACGCTTCATGAGATTGAAGAAAAGTTTGAAATGTTCCAGATTTTAAACGAAGAAGGGGAAATTGTTAATGAACAAGCCAACCCTAACTTATCGGATGAAGAACTCGTAGAATTAATGAACCGAATGGTGTATACACGAATTTTAGACCAACGTTCTATTTCTTTAAACCGTCAAGGACGTCTAGGATTTTACGCACCTACGGCAGGTCAAGAAGCATCTCAGCTTGCATCCCAATTTGCTCTAGAAAAAGAAGATTTTATCTTACCAGGTTACCGTGATGTGCCGCAAATCGTTTGGCATGGTTTACCTTTATGGCAAGCATTTTTATTTTCTCGTGGTCATTTCATGGGGAACCAAATTCCAGAAGGTGTAAATGTATTCCCTCCACAAATTATTATTGGTGCACAGTTCATTCAAGCTGCTGGAGTAGCGCTTGGTATGCAAAAGCGTGGTAAGAAGGCGATTGCAATAACGTACACAGGTGATGGAGGATCGTCACAAGGTGATTTCTACGAAGGTATCAACTTTGCAGGTGCTTACCGAGTTCCAGCAGTATTTATAGTACAAAACAATCAATTCGCTATTTCAACACCTCGTGAATTACAAACTGCAGCGAAAACAATTGCTCAAAAAGGTATTGCCGCTGGAATTCCAAGTGTTTTGGTAGATGGAATGGATCCTTTAGCGGTTTACGCTGCTACGAAGGACGCTAGAGATCGTGCAATTAATGGAGAAGGCCCAAGCTTAATCGAAGCACTTTGTTACCGTTATGGTCCACATACGATGGCTGGTGATGATCCAACACGTTACCGTACATCCGAAACAGATTCTGCATGGGAAAAGAAAGACCCATTAGTTCGTTTCCGTAAATACCTAGAAACTAAAGGTATTTGGAATGAAGAAAAAGAAGCTGCGATAATTGAAAAAGCAAAAGAAGAAATTAAAGAAGCAATTAAAAAAGCAGATGCTGCTCCAAAACAAAAAGTAACTGACTTAATTAATATCATGTATGAAGAAAACCCATATAACTTAGATGAGCAATTAGCTTACTATACAGAGAAGGAGTCGAAGTAA
- a CDS encoding alpha-ketoacid dehydrogenase subunit beta codes for MAQMTMIQAITDALRTELKNDENVLVFGEDVGVNGGVFRATEGLQKEFGEDRVFDTPLAESGIGGLAVGLSLQGFRPVPEIQFFGFVFEVMDSIAGQLARMRFRTGGAFNAPVTIRSPFGGGVHTPEMHADSLELLMTSTPGVKVVIPSTPYDAKGLLISAIRDNDPVIYLEHMKLYRSFRGEVPEEEYTIPLGKADVKREGSDLTIIAYGAMVHESLKAAEELEKEGHSVEVVDLRTIQPLDIETIIASVEKTNRAIVVQEAQKQAGIAANVVAEITERAILSLEAPVLRVTAADTVFPFSQAETVWLPNSKDIVETAKKVLTF; via the coding sequence ATGGCACAAATGACGATGATTCAAGCAATTACGGATGCACTCCGTACTGAGCTTAAAAATGATGAAAACGTTCTAGTTTTCGGTGAAGACGTTGGCGTTAACGGCGGTGTATTCCGTGCAACTGAAGGGTTACAAAAAGAATTCGGAGAAGACAGAGTATTCGATACACCTCTAGCTGAATCTGGTATTGGTGGATTAGCTGTTGGTCTATCATTACAAGGTTTCCGTCCAGTTCCTGAAATTCAGTTCTTTGGATTTGTATTTGAAGTAATGGATTCTATTGCTGGTCAACTTGCTCGTATGCGTTTCCGTACAGGTGGAGCATTTAATGCACCAGTAACTATTCGTTCTCCATTTGGTGGAGGCGTTCATACTCCAGAAATGCATGCAGATAGTTTAGAGCTTTTAATGACTTCTACACCTGGTGTAAAAGTGGTTATTCCTTCTACACCTTACGATGCAAAAGGTTTATTAATCTCTGCGATACGAGATAATGACCCAGTAATTTATCTAGAGCATATGAAACTATACCGTTCTTTCCGTGGAGAAGTTCCAGAAGAAGAGTATACAATTCCTCTTGGAAAAGCTGATGTAAAACGTGAAGGATCAGATTTAACCATTATTGCATACGGTGCAATGGTGCATGAGAGTTTGAAAGCAGCAGAAGAGTTAGAAAAAGAAGGTCATTCGGTAGAAGTTGTGGATTTACGTACTATTCAACCGTTAGATATTGAAACGATTATCGCTTCAGTAGAAAAAACAAATCGTGCAATTGTTGTACAAGAAGCGCAAAAACAAGCTGGTATAGCTGCAAACGTAGTAGCAGAGATTACAGAAAGAGCTATATTGAGTTTAGAAGCTCCTGTGCTACGTGTGACTGCTGCTGATACAGTATTCCCATTCTCTCAAGCAGAAACTGTTTGGTTACCTAATTCTAAGGATATAGTAGAAACAGCTAAAAAAGTTTTAACGTTCTAA
- a CDS encoding dihydrolipoamide acetyltransferase family protein, whose translation MSFEFRLPDIGEGIHEGEIVKWFVKAGDEVQEDDILCEVQNDKAVVEIPSPVKGKVTEVLVGEGTVAVVGDILIKLDAPGYEDLKFKGDHSEEEQTEAQVQATAEAGQKIEKEAVETPKQSEVSNEAVKKESKQEPKGDTRVVAMPSVRKFARENEVNIADVNGSGKNGRILKADIESFLSGGQKSAEVSASAEVKETTNETKIEEKTSAPVPLEGEFPETREKLSPMRKAIAKAMVHSKHTAPHVTLMDEVDVTELVAHRKKFKDIAAEKNIKLTYLPYVVKALVSALREFPQFNTSYDDATNEVIQKHYFNIGIAADTDKGLLVPVIKNADRKSVFAISDEINALATKARDGKLSSAEMKGASCSITNIGSAGGQWFTPVINHPEVAILGIGRISEKPVIKNGEIVAAPVLALSLSFDHRMIDGATAQHALNHMKRLLSSPELLLMEA comes from the coding sequence ATGTCGTTTGAATTTCGATTACCGGATATCGGTGAGGGTATCCATGAAGGCGAAATCGTTAAATGGTTTGTAAAAGCTGGTGATGAAGTACAAGAAGATGATATATTATGTGAAGTACAAAATGATAAAGCTGTTGTAGAAATTCCTTCTCCCGTAAAAGGAAAAGTAACGGAAGTATTAGTAGGTGAAGGAACAGTAGCAGTAGTGGGAGATATACTGATTAAGTTAGACGCTCCTGGATATGAGGACCTTAAGTTTAAAGGAGATCATAGCGAAGAAGAACAAACAGAAGCACAAGTTCAAGCAACTGCAGAAGCTGGTCAAAAGATCGAAAAAGAAGCTGTGGAAACGCCTAAACAATCCGAAGTTTCTAATGAAGCAGTGAAAAAAGAGTCCAAACAAGAACCTAAAGGGGACACACGTGTCGTAGCGATGCCTTCTGTTCGTAAATTTGCTCGTGAAAACGAGGTAAATATTGCGGATGTAAACGGTTCAGGGAAAAATGGTCGAATTTTAAAAGCAGATATTGAATCATTCTTATCTGGTGGTCAAAAATCTGCCGAAGTTTCTGCTTCAGCAGAGGTTAAAGAAACAACAAACGAAACGAAGATAGAAGAAAAAACATCTGCACCAGTTCCATTAGAAGGTGAATTCCCAGAAACAAGGGAAAAACTATCTCCAATGCGTAAGGCAATTGCAAAAGCAATGGTACATTCCAAACATACTGCACCTCATGTAACACTAATGGATGAAGTAGATGTAACAGAGCTAGTAGCACATCGTAAAAAGTTCAAAGATATTGCTGCTGAGAAAAACATTAAGTTAACATACTTACCTTATGTGGTAAAAGCGCTTGTGAGTGCATTACGAGAGTTCCCGCAATTCAATACATCGTACGACGATGCAACGAATGAAGTAATTCAAAAACACTATTTTAACATTGGTATTGCAGCGGATACAGATAAAGGGCTATTAGTTCCTGTTATTAAAAATGCAGATCGCAAATCTGTGTTTGCTATTTCAGATGAAATTAATGCACTTGCAACTAAAGCACGTGATGGTAAATTATCTTCTGCTGAAATGAAGGGCGCGTCTTGCTCTATAACGAATATTGGTTCAGCTGGAGGGCAATGGTTTACGCCAGTTATCAATCATCCAGAAGTTGCAATTCTAGGAATTGGTCGAATTTCAGAAAAACCAGTAATAAAAAATGGTGAAATTGTAGCGGCTCCTGTGTTAGCATTATCCTTGAGCTTTGATCATCGAATGATCGATGGCGCGACTGCGCAACATGCGTTGAACCATATGAAACGTTTGCTTAGCAGTCCAGAACTATTATTAATGGAGGCGTAA
- the lpdA gene encoding dihydrolipoyl dehydrogenase — protein sequence MVVGDFPIETDTLVIGSGPGGYVAAIRAAQTGQKVVVVEKEHIGGVCLNVGCIPSKALISVGHRFEQAKHADEMGITATDVKIDFTKSQAFKDSVVKKLTSGVSGLLKGNNIEVVSGEAYFVDANTVRVMDEKSAQTYTFKHAIIATGSRPVEIPTFKYTKRVINSTGALSLSEIPENLVVIGGGYIGTELGSAFANLGSKVTIIEGGDDILAGFEKQMTTIVKKGLKKKGVEIAVKASAKGVEESDNGVVVTYEVGGEEKKVEADYVLVTVGRRPNTDEIGLEELGIKFAERGLIEVDKQCRTSINNIFAIGDVVAGPQLAHKASYEGKVAAEVIAGQTSVVDYLAIPAVCFTDPELATVGLSEAQAKEQGYDVAAGKFPFGANGRALALNATEGFVKLVSRKEDGLLLGAQIVGQGASDMIAELGLAIEAGMTVEDIAMTIHAHPTLGEIAMEAAEVVMGHPIHILSK from the coding sequence ATGGTAGTAGGAGATTTCCCGATTGAAACAGATACTTTAGTAATAGGTTCAGGTCCCGGAGGATATGTAGCTGCAATTCGTGCTGCACAAACAGGACAAAAAGTTGTAGTAGTTGAAAAAGAACATATAGGTGGAGTGTGCTTAAACGTAGGTTGTATTCCTTCCAAAGCATTGATTTCTGTTGGTCATCGTTTTGAACAAGCAAAGCATGCGGATGAAATGGGTATTACAGCAACTGACGTGAAAATTGACTTTACAAAATCTCAAGCTTTCAAAGATAGTGTTGTAAAAAAATTAACGAGTGGTGTTTCTGGTTTATTAAAAGGAAACAATATAGAGGTCGTTAGTGGAGAAGCTTATTTTGTTGATGCAAATACAGTTCGTGTAATGGACGAAAAGTCTGCACAAACATATACATTTAAACATGCGATTATCGCAACTGGATCACGTCCAGTAGAAATTCCGACGTTTAAATATACAAAGCGTGTAATTAACTCTACAGGTGCCTTAAGTTTATCTGAGATTCCAGAAAACTTGGTAGTTATTGGCGGCGGATACATTGGTACAGAGCTAGGTTCAGCGTTTGCTAACTTAGGTTCTAAAGTAACAATTATCGAAGGTGGCGATGATATTTTAGCTGGTTTCGAAAAACAAATGACGACAATAGTTAAAAAAGGCCTGAAGAAAAAAGGCGTTGAAATTGCTGTTAAAGCATCTGCTAAAGGTGTAGAAGAATCTGATAATGGCGTAGTAGTTACATATGAAGTTGGCGGAGAAGAGAAAAAAGTAGAAGCTGATTACGTATTAGTAACTGTAGGTCGTCGTCCAAATACGGATGAAATCGGATTAGAAGAATTAGGTATTAAATTTGCAGAACGCGGATTAATCGAAGTAGACAAGCAATGTCGCACAAGCATTAACAATATTTTTGCAATCGGTGATGTTGTTGCAGGTCCTCAACTTGCACATAAAGCTTCATATGAAGGTAAAGTAGCTGCTGAAGTAATTGCTGGACAAACTTCTGTTGTAGATTATTTAGCAATTCCTGCAGTTTGTTTCACAGATCCAGAATTAGCGACAGTTGGTTTATCAGAAGCGCAAGCGAAAGAACAAGGTTATGATGTTGCTGCTGGGAAATTCCCATTCGGAGCAAACGGTCGTGCACTTGCACTTAACGCTACAGAAGGTTTTGTGAAACTTGTTTCTCGTAAAGAAGACGGGTTACTTCTTGGAGCGCAAATCGTAGGGCAAGGAGCTTCTGATATGATCGCTGAACTTGGTTTAGCTATTGAAGCTGGTATGACTGTTGAAGATATCGCAATGACTATTCATGCTCACCCAACTTTAGGTGAAATTGCAATGGAAGCTGCGGAAGTAGTAATGGGTCATCCAATTCATATCCTTTCTAAATAA
- a CDS encoding helix-turn-helix domain-containing protein, translating into MPDKKILIIEKAVELIAKNGFETTSVQEITEACGISKGAFYIYFKSKESLLISIFELFSERLSERISTVFEMNIPAKEKLQMFLCIQLEEIDKYSDFILMQLRENTKPDNRELFSVMTQMDMKLNEHLQNLLVGSYGDKVSLHLKDLILLVKGITKSYVELIVLCKTNFNYRDLAKFLVDRVDSLVAGLTTPFLTEDTKKLLDR; encoded by the coding sequence ATGCCTGACAAAAAAATATTAATTATTGAAAAAGCAGTCGAATTAATTGCAAAGAATGGCTTTGAAACAACTTCTGTACAAGAAATAACAGAAGCATGTGGAATTTCTAAGGGTGCATTTTATATATATTTCAAATCAAAAGAAAGTCTTCTAATTAGTATATTTGAATTATTTTCAGAAAGACTATCCGAAAGAATTTCTACTGTTTTTGAAATGAATATACCTGCAAAGGAAAAGTTACAAATGTTCCTATGTATACAACTTGAAGAAATCGATAAATACTCTGATTTTATTCTCATGCAACTTAGAGAAAATACAAAGCCTGACAATCGCGAGTTATTTAGTGTTATGACTCAAATGGACATGAAACTAAATGAACATCTACAAAACTTACTTGTCGGTTCTTACGGGGATAAGGTCTCCTTGCATTTAAAAGATTTAATTTTGTTAGTAAAAGGGATAACAAAAAGTTATGTAGAATTGATCGTTCTTTGCAAAACAAATTTTAATTATCGTGATTTAGCAAAATTCCTAGTTGATCGTGTTGACTCATTAGTTGCTGGCTTGACCACTCCATTTTTGACAGAAGACACAAAAAAACTACTTGATCGCTGA
- a CDS encoding efflux RND transporter permease subunit has protein sequence MNSIINFVMKNKLAVWLLTLIITVTGIYAGTQMKLETIPDITIPVVTVTTVYPGATPEQVAKDVSEPFEKAVNNLEGVKTVSSTSFQNASSLQIEFAYGIDMKEAEAEVKAALDNVVKPDNVQDPSIARISMNAFPIIALSVSNSEKDLATLTDDVENDIVPQIAGIEGVSSVAVSGQQVEEVSLVFDQKKMAQIGLDEATVKAIIQGTNLTMPLGLFQFSEEEQSVVVDGKVATLADLENLPIPVVSPTGMSSVTLKEIAKIEFIGKAESISRTNGQEAIAIQIVKAQDANTVDVANAVKDMIPDLEKDFDGLDVELTLDQGEPIEASVETMMSKALFGALFAVIIILLFLRNFKSTIISIISIPLSILIAFILLNQMDITLNMMTLGAMTVAIARVIDDSIVVVENIYRRMNLTSEKLTGKDLIREATKEMFVPILSSTLVTIAVFLPLGLVSGMVGELFLPFALTMVFALLASLLVAVTIVPMLAHSLFKKNMEKGPGSHKETQGKLAAGYKKSLNWALNHKAITSIAAVVLLVASLFLIPIVGVSFLPDEEQKLMYVTYTPDAGETSDDVSASVEQVENYFLEKENVDIVQVSIGGANPMAPGASNGSLMYITFDPETEEFTKVKEDVMKEIQSFDVKGEWKSQDFSTSGSSNGVSYFVYGNNKKEIEPIIEDIASILEDNKDIKDVNTSLSKSYKEYTFVVDQDKLTQYGLTTAQIGMKLNPNVQREVLTTITKEDQTFDVYIDKKIEKQTSVEDLLKETIATPLGIEVPISELVHVEEGTSSDTVNRREGKIFASVSGTLTAKDVAKTSKAIQAEIDKLDVPAGIEINTSGVTADITEAFTQLGLAMLAAIAIVYLILVITFGGGLAPFAILFSLPFTAIGALVGLAIAGETLSVSSMLGLLMLIGIVVTNAIVLIDRVIHKEKEGHSTREAILEAGSTRLRPILMTALATIGALIPLAIGAEGSGLISKGLGITVIGGLISSTLLTLIIVPMVYEFFAKFRRKKVSNN, from the coding sequence ATGAATTCCATAATTAATTTTGTTATGAAGAATAAATTAGCGGTATGGCTATTAACGTTAATCATTACTGTTACTGGTATTTATGCTGGAACACAAATGAAACTAGAAACAATTCCAGATATTACGATTCCAGTAGTTACGGTTACGACAGTTTATCCTGGAGCGACACCGGAACAAGTGGCAAAGGATGTATCTGAGCCATTTGAAAAAGCTGTCAATAATCTAGAAGGTGTGAAAACTGTAAGTTCTACATCCTTTCAAAATGCATCTTCACTCCAAATTGAATTTGCATATGGAATTGATATGAAAGAAGCAGAAGCAGAAGTAAAAGCAGCTTTGGACAATGTAGTAAAGCCTGATAACGTTCAAGATCCATCGATTGCAAGAATTAGTATGAACGCATTCCCAATTATTGCGTTAAGCGTTTCGAATAGCGAAAAAGATCTAGCTACGTTAACAGATGATGTCGAAAATGATATTGTTCCTCAAATAGCAGGAATTGAAGGTGTATCTTCTGTTGCTGTTTCTGGACAACAAGTAGAAGAAGTTAGTTTAGTTTTTGATCAAAAGAAAATGGCTCAAATTGGTTTAGATGAAGCAACTGTTAAAGCTATCATACAAGGTACAAATTTAACGATGCCTTTAGGATTATTCCAATTCTCTGAGGAAGAACAGTCAGTTGTAGTAGATGGGAAAGTTGCAACATTAGCAGATCTAGAAAACCTTCCAATTCCAGTAGTAAGTCCTACAGGAATGTCTTCTGTGACTCTAAAAGAGATAGCTAAAATTGAATTTATTGGTAAAGCAGAATCTATCTCACGTACAAATGGGCAAGAAGCGATTGCTATTCAAATTGTAAAGGCACAAGATGCAAATACAGTAGATGTAGCAAATGCTGTGAAAGACATGATTCCGGATTTAGAGAAAGATTTTGATGGTTTAGATGTTGAGTTAACCTTGGATCAAGGAGAACCTATTGAGGCTTCTGTGGAAACAATGATGAGCAAAGCGTTATTTGGTGCACTATTTGCGGTAATTATCATCTTATTGTTCTTACGTAACTTCAAGTCTACCATCATTTCCATTATTTCCATTCCGTTATCCATTTTAATCGCGTTTATTTTACTAAATCAAATGGACATAACACTGAATATGATGACTCTTGGAGCAATGACGGTAGCTATCGCACGTGTTATTGATGATTCTATAGTCGTTGTGGAAAATATTTATCGAAGAATGAACTTGACGAGTGAAAAATTAACAGGCAAGGACTTAATTCGTGAAGCAACAAAAGAAATGTTTGTTCCAATTTTATCATCTACACTAGTTACTATTGCAGTATTTTTACCTTTAGGATTAGTTAGTGGTATGGTTGGAGAATTATTTTTACCATTCGCATTAACCATGGTATTTGCATTACTTGCATCATTACTTGTAGCGGTTACAATCGTTCCGATGCTTGCTCATTCTTTATTCAAAAAGAATATGGAAAAAGGTCCAGGTTCTCATAAAGAAACGCAAGGAAAACTTGCTGCTGGTTATAAAAAGTCCTTAAATTGGGCGTTAAACCACAAGGCGATTACTTCTATAGCTGCAGTTGTATTGCTAGTCGCAAGTTTGTTTCTGATTCCAATAGTAGGTGTCAGTTTCTTACCAGATGAAGAGCAAAAGTTAATGTATGTAACGTATACACCAGATGCTGGAGAAACATCCGATGATGTTAGTGCGAGTGTCGAACAAGTAGAAAACTACTTCTTAGAAAAAGAGAACGTTGATATTGTTCAAGTATCCATTGGTGGAGCAAATCCAATGGCCCCAGGAGCTTCTAACGGTTCCTTAATGTACATCACATTTGATCCTGAAACGGAAGAATTTACGAAAGTAAAAGAAGATGTGATGAAAGAAATCCAATCATTTGATGTAAAAGGTGAATGGAAATCTCAAGACTTCTCGACAAGTGGTTCAAGTAATGGAGTCAGTTATTTTGTGTATGGAAATAATAAAAAAGAAATTGAACCAATTATAGAAGATATTGCATCTATTTTAGAGGACAATAAAGATATCAAAGATGTGAATACAAGCTTATCTAAATCCTATAAAGAATATACTTTTGTAGTAGACCAAGATAAACTAACACAATACGGTTTAACAACAGCACAAATTGGGATGAAGTTAAATCCAAATGTGCAACGAGAAGTTCTAACGACGATTACGAAAGAAGATCAAACGTTTGATGTATATATTGATAAAAAGATTGAAAAACAAACATCAGTAGAAGATTTATTAAAAGAAACAATAGCAACTCCACTTGGTATAGAAGTTCCAATTTCTGAACTGGTACATGTAGAAGAAGGAACAAGTTCTGATACTGTAAATCGTCGAGAAGGAAAAATCTTTGCGAGTGTTTCTGGTACTTTAACTGCTAAAGATGTAGCAAAAACTTCTAAAGCTATTCAAGCAGAAATCGATAAGTTAGATGTTCCAGCAGGTATAGAAATTAATACTTCTGGTGTAACAGCGGATATTACGGAGGCATTTACGCAACTAGGTTTAGCCATGCTAGCAGCGATTGCGATTGTATATCTAATCCTTGTCATAACGTTTGGCGGAGGACTTGCACCGTTTGCGATTCTATTCTCATTACCGTTCACAGCTATTGGGGCTTTAGTTGGATTAGCGATTGCGGGTGAAACACTAAGTGTATCTTCCATGCTTGGTCTATTAATGTTAATAGGGATTGTTGTCACAAATGCGATTGTATTAATTGATAGAGTAATTCATAAAGAAAAAGAAGGTCACTCAACTCGTGAAGCTATTCTTGAAGCTGGATCGACAAGACTTCGCCCAATCTTAATGACTGCACTTGCTACAATTGGGGCGCTAATACCGCTTGCAATTGGAGCAGAAGGTAGTGGCTTAATATCAAAAGGGTTGGGAATTACTGTAATCGGCGGATTAATAAGTTCAACTTTACTTACATTAATAATCGTGCCAATGGTATATGAATTTTTTGCAAAGTTTAGAAGAAAAAAAGTCTCAAATAACTAA
- a CDS encoding polysaccharide deacetylase family protein: protein MNLTKWTLLAVIMLVLSACGVTEEKPVVQTETEEIIEVSSENLEETVEVIEEKPVVEEKPEMLYELNAANWTFQPIGEANPKVVLLTIDDAPDKYALEMAKTLKSLNAPAIFFVNGHFIDTEDEKANLKEIYDMGFAIGNHTQTHINLKNSSEAQQQEEILKVNETVEAVIGEKPKFFRAPFGLNTDFSKALVKQEGMLLMNWTYGYDWEKQYMEAKSLADIMVNTEYLTNGANLLMHDRKWTAEALTDIVEGLRAKGYDFIDPQTIKGIEE from the coding sequence TTGAATCTTACAAAATGGACATTACTTGCTGTAATAATGCTTGTACTTTCAGCATGTGGTGTTACAGAAGAAAAACCAGTTGTACAAACGGAAACGGAAGAAATAATAGAAGTTTCTAGCGAGAATTTGGAAGAAACAGTAGAAGTGATTGAAGAGAAACCCGTAGTGGAAGAGAAGCCGGAGATGCTTTATGAATTAAATGCAGCTAATTGGACATTCCAACCAATTGGGGAAGCTAATCCGAAGGTTGTATTACTTACAATCGATGATGCTCCAGATAAATATGCTCTTGAAATGGCTAAAACATTAAAATCACTAAATGCACCTGCCATCTTCTTTGTAAATGGTCATTTCATTGATACAGAGGACGAAAAAGCGAATTTAAAAGAAATATACGATATGGGCTTTGCCATTGGTAATCATACGCAAACACATATTAATTTAAAAAATAGTTCAGAAGCGCAGCAACAAGAAGAGATACTAAAAGTAAATGAAACAGTAGAGGCTGTGATTGGGGAAAAACCAAAGTTCTTCCGAGCGCCATTCGGTCTAAATACAGATTTTAGCAAAGCACTTGTAAAACAAGAAGGCATGCTTCTGATGAATTGGACGTACGGCTATGATTGGGAGAAACAATATATGGAAGCTAAAAGTTTAGCAGATATTATGGTCAATACGGAATATCTGACAAACGGGGCGAATCTCTTAATGCATGATCGTAAATGGACGGCAGAAGCTTTAACAGACATTGTAGAAGGTCTTCGTGCAAAAGGTTATGACTTTATTGATCCCCAGACAATTAAGGGAATAGAAGAATAA